Proteins encoded by one window of Tunturibacter psychrotolerans:
- a CDS encoding glucoamylase family protein: MSFSTSTPPKITRRRATKLLGGAILSGLVASPLAAQQAAQPTYSRLLSDEDLAFLEEMERAGCLYFTEQADPASGQVLDRATNKTATGEFDQHFAASIAATGFGLTALCISDKRGYLDTDRIKKQVITTLDFHLNKMPDEHGFFYHFSDVKTGKPLINVEVSSIDTSIFLCGVLTVRAYFNDRRITDLATQLYNRVDWPWMLNGGKTFSMGWHPETGFISTRWDHYAELMMMYLLAIGSPTHPISPDSWSAFTRPPITFGPYSYISGRDPLFVHQYSHAWFDFAGKRDAYANYFSNSITATRAHKAFCLGLKRGYTDDYWGVSASDWQHGYTAWGGPPLMGPVDGSVVPCAAAGSLPFLPHDCIRVLRALRENFGQDAWGRYGFCDAFHPELHWYDPDVLGIDLGISVLMAENLRSAFVWDTFMQNPEPVAAMKACGFRGTRQTTNPSEPKPVPIPSPSQPVTPSTNRPPNL, from the coding sequence ATGAGTTTCAGCACCTCGACTCCGCCTAAAATCACGAGACGTCGCGCGACCAAACTCCTCGGCGGAGCCATACTCTCAGGTCTTGTAGCCTCCCCTCTCGCAGCGCAGCAGGCCGCCCAACCCACCTACTCAAGGCTCCTGAGCGACGAAGACCTCGCCTTCCTCGAAGAGATGGAGCGAGCAGGCTGTCTCTACTTCACCGAGCAGGCCGACCCAGCGTCCGGGCAGGTCCTCGACCGCGCCACCAACAAGACCGCCACCGGAGAGTTCGACCAGCACTTCGCCGCAAGCATCGCCGCTACCGGCTTCGGCCTCACCGCCCTCTGCATCTCCGACAAACGCGGATACCTCGACACCGATCGCATCAAAAAGCAGGTCATCACCACGCTCGACTTTCATCTCAACAAGATGCCCGACGAGCACGGCTTCTTCTACCACTTCAGCGACGTCAAAACAGGTAAGCCCCTCATCAACGTCGAAGTATCATCCATCGACACCTCCATCTTCCTCTGCGGTGTCCTCACCGTCCGGGCCTACTTTAACGACCGCAGAATCACCGACCTCGCCACGCAACTCTACAACCGCGTCGACTGGCCCTGGATGCTCAACGGCGGTAAAACCTTCTCCATGGGCTGGCATCCCGAGACCGGCTTCATCTCCACCCGCTGGGACCACTACGCCGAGCTGATGATGATGTATCTCCTCGCCATCGGTTCGCCCACCCACCCCATCTCCCCCGACTCCTGGAGCGCCTTCACCCGCCCGCCCATCACCTTTGGTCCCTACTCCTACATCAGCGGGCGCGACCCCCTCTTCGTCCACCAGTACTCCCACGCCTGGTTCGACTTCGCCGGCAAGCGCGATGCCTACGCCAACTACTTCTCCAACTCCATCACCGCCACCCGCGCCCACAAAGCCTTCTGCCTCGGCCTCAAACGCGGCTACACTGACGACTACTGGGGCGTCTCCGCCTCCGACTGGCAGCACGGCTACACCGCCTGGGGCGGCCCTCCTCTCATGGGTCCGGTCGACGGATCCGTCGTCCCCTGCGCCGCCGCCGGATCCCTCCCCTTCCTCCCGCACGATTGCATCCGCGTCCTCCGCGCCCTTCGAGAAAACTTCGGCCAGGACGCATGGGGCCGCTACGGCTTCTGCGACGCCTTCCACCCCGAACTCCACTGGTACGACCCCGACGTCCTCGGCATCGACCTCGGCATCAGCGTCCTCATGGCAGAAAATCTTCGCAGCGCCTTCGTCTGGGACACCTTCATGCAGAACCCCGAACCAGTCGCCGCTATGAAGGCCTGCGGATTCCGCGGCACTCGGCAGACGACCAATCCCTCCGAGCCAAAACCAGTCCCCATCCCAAGCCCCAGTCAACCCGTGACTCCAAGCACCAACCGCCCCCCTAACCTGTAG
- the ligA gene encoding NAD-dependent DNA ligase LigA: MATASTPDQEIQELRDQLRHHEYLYYVEDSPELTDAQYDALMNRLKKLEEKHPELVTADSPSQRVGGKPKDGFVKMPHSRPMLSLDNAYNEEELRAWGQRVRDALPSTEAVRYVCELKLDGLSLALQYGPGAGGSAHLERGLTRGDGSIGEDVTSNVRTIRSVPLSISAAKLKAAGLPQSFEVRGEVVLPQTAFVKMNEEREAAGQAPAANPRNAAAGTIRTLEPNIVAQRRLDFYAYFLLRDGEFLLPQQSTTLEALKTSGFRVNKYAKALKSIDEVVKFIGDAEPLRDTLGYEIDGVVIKVDATAQQRRLGFTGKAPRWAIAYKFAARAGITKLEDVLFQVGRTGKVTPVAALTPVLIGGTTVTRATLHNADEIARLGVRIGDFVQVERGGDVIPKIVEVVEDKTHPRGAKGIVFPEFCPVCKSPLMRVEGEVDWRCVNNSCPARVREELLHWAARGVMNIEGLGDAMVAQLLGQGAELGGDGEVVTEEGAPVVTRKALIRTIGDLYRLKREDLLGLERVGEKTADALLAQIARSKEAGLARVLLGLGIRFVGERTAQLLAAHFGSMQELEAAASQDMEKAGPALEAVTEVGPKVAQAIVEFFAVEKNKDLVRDLTALGLTMTAEKRVTTSMLEGLTFVLTGTLPNLTRELAKEKIESAGGRVSGSVSKKTDYLVAGEEAGSKLDKANSLGVAVLDEVGLLKLLETGPATG, translated from the coding sequence ATGGCAACCGCTTCGACACCCGATCAAGAGATCCAAGAGCTGCGCGATCAGCTTCGCCACCACGAATATTTGTATTACGTCGAAGATTCGCCGGAGCTCACGGACGCGCAGTATGACGCCCTGATGAACCGGTTGAAAAAGCTTGAGGAGAAGCATCCTGAGCTGGTGACTGCGGATTCTCCCTCGCAACGGGTCGGGGGCAAGCCGAAGGATGGATTTGTGAAGATGCCGCACTCGCGGCCGATGTTGTCGCTCGATAACGCTTACAACGAGGAAGAGCTGCGGGCGTGGGGCCAGCGGGTGCGGGATGCGCTGCCGAGTACCGAGGCAGTGCGGTATGTGTGTGAGCTGAAGCTGGATGGTTTGTCGCTTGCGCTGCAGTATGGGCCGGGCGCGGGTGGGAGTGCGCATCTGGAGCGGGGATTGACTCGTGGGGATGGTTCGATTGGCGAGGATGTGACGAGCAATGTGCGAACTATTCGATCGGTGCCCCTGAGTATCTCGGCTGCGAAGCTGAAGGCGGCGGGGTTGCCGCAGAGCTTTGAGGTCCGGGGAGAAGTGGTATTGCCGCAGACGGCGTTTGTGAAGATGAATGAGGAACGCGAGGCGGCGGGACAGGCTCCGGCGGCGAATCCGCGTAATGCGGCGGCGGGAACGATACGGACGCTCGAGCCGAACATCGTCGCGCAGAGACGGCTGGATTTTTATGCTTACTTTTTGTTGCGGGATGGAGAGTTTTTATTGCCGCAGCAGTCGACGACGCTCGAGGCATTGAAGACATCGGGTTTTCGCGTAAACAAGTATGCGAAGGCGCTGAAGAGTATCGATGAGGTGGTGAAGTTTATCGGAGATGCAGAGCCGCTGCGCGACACGTTGGGGTATGAGATTGATGGTGTCGTGATCAAGGTGGATGCTACGGCGCAGCAGAGGCGGCTTGGGTTTACGGGGAAGGCTCCGCGGTGGGCGATTGCGTATAAGTTTGCGGCGCGTGCGGGGATTACGAAGTTGGAGGATGTTTTGTTTCAGGTTGGGCGGACGGGGAAGGTGACGCCTGTGGCTGCGCTTACTCCGGTGTTGATCGGCGGGACAACTGTGACGCGGGCTACGCTGCACAATGCGGATGAGATTGCACGTCTTGGAGTTCGTATTGGGGATTTTGTGCAGGTGGAGCGCGGCGGCGATGTGATTCCGAAGATTGTGGAGGTGGTGGAGGATAAGACGCATCCGCGGGGGGCGAAGGGGATTGTGTTTCCGGAGTTTTGTCCGGTGTGCAAAAGCCCATTGATGAGAGTGGAGGGAGAGGTTGATTGGAGATGTGTGAACAACTCCTGTCCGGCGCGAGTACGTGAGGAGTTGTTGCATTGGGCGGCGCGCGGGGTGATGAACATTGAAGGGTTGGGCGATGCGATGGTGGCGCAGTTGCTCGGGCAGGGTGCAGAGCTGGGTGGCGATGGGGAAGTTGTGACGGAGGAGGGTGCTCCGGTCGTGACGCGGAAGGCGCTGATTAGGACGATTGGAGATTTGTATCGTTTGAAACGCGAGGACCTGCTTGGGTTGGAGAGGGTGGGTGAGAAGACGGCAGACGCTTTGCTGGCGCAGATTGCGCGGTCGAAGGAAGCTGGATTGGCGCGGGTGTTGTTGGGTCTGGGAATTCGGTTTGTGGGCGAGCGGACTGCACAGTTGCTGGCGGCGCACTTCGGTTCGATGCAGGAATTGGAGGCGGCGGCCAGCCAGGATATGGAGAAAGCGGGCCCGGCGCTGGAGGCAGTGACGGAGGTAGGGCCGAAGGTGGCGCAGGCGATTGTGGAGTTCTTTGCGGTGGAGAAGAACAAGGATCTGGTGAGAGATCTGACGGCGCTGGGTCTCACGATGACGGCGGAGAAGCGCGTGACAACTTCGATGCTGGAGGGGTTGACGTTTGTGCTGACTGGAACGCTGCCGAATCTTACGCGCGAGTTGGCGAAGGAGAAGATTGAGTCGGCGGGGGGGCGGGTTTCGGGGAGCGTGAGTAAGAAGACGGACTATCTGGTGGCGGGGGAGGAGGCGGGTTCGAAGCTGGATAAGGCGAACTCGCTGGGGGTGGCCGTGCTTGATGAAGTGGGATTGCTGAAGCTGCTGGAGACGGGACCGGCTACAGGTTAG
- a CDS encoding LacI family DNA-binding transcriptional regulator, giving the protein MSDHLGLSMAAISRVLSGAPAARSIPKVTQDRIVAAAEELNYRPNLFARSLRNRRSQTVGVIVPEVSEGYATLVLSGIEYELMQSDYFYFLISHHHREEMIQRSERLFRDRAVEGVIAVDTLLRDRWAIPTVSVSGHHEPKGVINIVLNHRLAAELAIDHLSGLGHKRLAFIKGQKFSSDTESRWRGIRHVMEKRGMTILPQLVAQLEGDQPTHEPGYLATQKLLASGESFTALFAFNDVSAIGAIKALREAGLRVPQDVSVVGFDDVQSAAFQNPALTTVRQPLRMMGVLAAQTVLQQIGSRSGGNATQQIVVDPELVVRESTCPPGAGKR; this is encoded by the coding sequence TTGTCCGACCATCTTGGGTTGTCGATGGCTGCGATCTCTCGCGTCCTTAGTGGAGCGCCAGCTGCGCGTTCGATTCCGAAGGTTACGCAGGACCGGATCGTGGCGGCAGCGGAGGAGCTGAACTACCGGCCGAATCTATTTGCCCGCTCCTTGCGCAATCGACGGAGTCAGACGGTCGGCGTGATTGTGCCGGAGGTAAGCGAGGGGTACGCAACGCTTGTGTTGAGTGGGATTGAGTACGAACTGATGCAGTCGGATTACTTTTATTTTTTGATCAGCCATCATCACCGTGAAGAGATGATTCAGCGAAGTGAACGGCTGTTTCGCGACCGTGCTGTGGAGGGCGTGATCGCTGTGGATACGCTGCTGCGAGATAGGTGGGCGATTCCAACGGTGAGCGTCTCGGGCCATCATGAGCCGAAGGGCGTGATTAATATTGTGCTGAATCATCGGCTGGCCGCGGAGCTTGCTATCGATCACCTGAGCGGACTAGGGCATAAGCGGCTTGCCTTCATCAAGGGGCAGAAGTTTAGCTCGGATACGGAGTCGCGGTGGAGGGGGATTCGCCATGTGATGGAGAAGAGAGGGATGACGATTCTTCCGCAACTGGTGGCACAGCTTGAGGGAGATCAGCCGACGCATGAACCAGGGTATCTGGCGACGCAGAAGTTGCTGGCGAGTGGCGAGAGCTTTACTGCGTTGTTTGCGTTCAACGATGTGTCGGCCATTGGTGCTATCAAGGCGTTGCGAGAGGCTGGGCTGCGGGTGCCACAGGATGTCTCGGTGGTGGGCTTTGACGATGTCCAGTCGGCGGCATTTCAGAACCCTGCGCTGACGACGGTGCGACAGCCGTTGCGGATGATGGGGGTTCTGGCGGCTCAGACAGTGTTGCAACAGATTGGGTCGCGGAGCGGGGGGAATGCTACGCAACAGATCGTCGTTGACCCGGAGTTGGTGGTGCGAGAGTCAACGTGCCCTCCTGGAGCCGGTAAGAGATAG
- a CDS encoding formate/nitrite transporter family protein, protein MPYRLRRYPPPPPASQDAQKNLERPSAQDIYEQVANNARQELGRSSISLAISGLAGGIFMGLSALGNAIAIALLTTPGTVPTHTIFFVGKMFYPLGFIVVILGRSQLFTENTLYPVALVLAEKKHFWKTLRLWATVLPANVLGALSFSVIAALTNALKPEIVQALAGLGLEAIHNPAGTIFWSGVMGGWIIATVAWLVSGSHSITGSVMIIWMLTFVVGLGNFAHCIATSGEILTAILIGKAAWSSYFIWLLPAVAGNICGGVGMVTLLEYGQVIYGGDADAEAIAPLLREEPKQEESLKA, encoded by the coding sequence ATGCCCTACCGCCTTCGACGCTACCCACCCCCGCCCCCCGCGAGCCAGGACGCACAAAAGAATCTAGAGCGCCCCAGCGCCCAGGACATCTACGAGCAGGTAGCCAACAACGCCCGCCAGGAGCTGGGCCGTTCCAGCATCTCCCTCGCCATCTCCGGCCTCGCAGGCGGCATCTTCATGGGCCTCTCCGCTCTCGGCAACGCCATCGCCATCGCTCTCCTCACTACCCCCGGAACAGTTCCCACCCACACCATCTTCTTCGTCGGCAAGATGTTCTACCCCCTCGGCTTCATCGTGGTCATCCTCGGCCGATCGCAGCTCTTCACCGAAAACACCCTCTATCCCGTCGCCCTCGTCCTCGCAGAAAAGAAGCACTTCTGGAAAACTCTCCGCCTCTGGGCGACTGTCCTTCCCGCGAACGTTCTCGGAGCTCTTTCCTTCTCCGTCATAGCCGCCCTCACCAACGCCCTCAAACCCGAGATCGTTCAAGCGCTCGCCGGCCTGGGCCTCGAAGCCATCCACAACCCAGCCGGAACCATCTTCTGGAGCGGCGTCATGGGTGGTTGGATCATCGCCACCGTAGCCTGGCTTGTCTCCGGCTCTCACTCCATCACCGGCTCCGTCATGATCATCTGGATGCTGACCTTCGTCGTCGGCCTCGGCAACTTCGCCCACTGCATCGCCACCAGCGGCGAGATCCTCACCGCCATCCTCATCGGCAAAGCTGCATGGAGCAGCTACTTCATCTGGCTCCTCCCTGCCGTAGCGGGCAACATCTGCGGCGGCGTAGGCATGGTCACCCTCCTCGAATACGGCCAGGTCATCTACGGCGGCGACGCCGACGCCGAAGCCATCGCCCCTCTCCTCAGAGAAGAACCCAAACAGGAAGAGTCCCTCAAAGCCTGA
- a CDS encoding zinc-dependent alcohol dehydrogenase family protein — MPDTVKIVRFHKTGSPEVLQFDELPLPEPTQGEVRLRVKALGLNRAEVMFRNGQYLEAPIVPAKNGYEASGTIEAVGPGVDPTWIGKTASTVPGLFSLNAHGVYGEVAIVPATALAEYPAQLSYEEGTSIWMQYLTAYGGLIMLGHLKKEDFVLITAASSSVGVAAIEIVKAEGATSIAVTRTAAKKAELLRLGADHVIVSDEEDLVARVKEITAGKGARITFDPIGGKIVEALAAAASKNGIIFEYGALAPEPTPYPLFTALSKFLTIRAYTLFEVAADPIEFPKAKKYIFDHIVAGNFKPLIDKTFPFAEIVEAHRYMESNAQIGKIVVTL, encoded by the coding sequence ATGCCCGACACCGTAAAGATCGTCCGTTTCCACAAGACCGGCAGCCCCGAAGTCCTTCAGTTCGACGAACTCCCCCTCCCCGAACCAACCCAGGGAGAGGTCCGTCTCCGCGTCAAAGCGCTCGGCCTCAATCGTGCCGAGGTCATGTTCCGCAACGGCCAATACCTCGAAGCTCCCATCGTCCCCGCAAAGAACGGCTACGAGGCGTCCGGCACCATCGAAGCAGTCGGTCCTGGCGTCGACCCCACATGGATCGGCAAGACAGCCAGCACCGTTCCCGGCCTCTTCAGCCTCAATGCTCACGGTGTCTACGGCGAAGTCGCTATCGTTCCAGCCACAGCACTCGCCGAGTACCCCGCCCAACTTTCCTACGAAGAAGGCACCTCCATCTGGATGCAGTACCTCACCGCATACGGCGGCCTCATCATGTTGGGCCACTTGAAAAAAGAAGACTTCGTTCTCATCACAGCAGCCAGCAGCAGCGTAGGTGTCGCCGCCATTGAAATCGTAAAGGCAGAGGGCGCCACCAGCATTGCAGTAACTCGCACTGCCGCAAAAAAAGCAGAGCTACTCAGACTCGGCGCAGACCACGTCATCGTCTCCGACGAAGAGGACCTCGTCGCCCGTGTAAAAGAAATCACCGCTGGCAAGGGCGCCCGAATCACCTTCGATCCCATTGGCGGGAAGATCGTCGAAGCTCTCGCCGCAGCCGCCTCCAAAAACGGCATCATCTTTGAGTACGGCGCTCTCGCCCCCGAACCAACCCCCTACCCGCTCTTCACTGCCCTCAGCAAATTCCTCACCATCAGGGCTTACACCCTCTTTGAGGTTGCTGCAGATCCCATAGAGTTTCCCAAAGCCAAGAAGTACATCTTCGACCACATCGTCGCAGGCAACTTCAAGCCTCTCATCGACAAGACCTTTCCCTTCGCCGAAATCGTCGAAGCCCACCGTTACATGGAGTCCAACGCTCAGATTGGTAAGATCGTCGTCACGCTCTGA